Sequence from the Saccharopolyspora pogona genome:
CTGCCCCTGCCGCGTCCGCGGAGCCATCGCTCACTCGCCGTGAACGCGAAACTGCCATGCTCGTTGCCAAAGGCATGTCCAACAAAGGTATTGCAGAACAACTCGTCATTTCACCGCGCACTGTCGAGTCCCATGTCGAGCATATTCTGGTCAAACTCGGTTTCAACACTCGCACCCAAATCGCCACCTGGGTGAGGCAAAAATTCTAGTCTCTCGCCTCCTTGCCTCCTCTCGTCTCCCGGCCTCGATCTTTCGTGATGTTGACCGGTCGATCTTGGTGGCCGTGTTGTTGAAAATCGATGCATCGCCGTCCGCGCGCGCTGGGTAGGTCTCGCGTTTTGGAATCATGCCAGGCGCCTTCACACGTCGACTGAGCCTTGAGAGCAGTCACGGAGCGGGTACGCATAATTACGAGAACCTCGGCGCACCTCCAGTCCTGGGCGTGCCCGCGAGTTGATCCGTGCAGGTCAACAGCCATCGGCGTATGACGGGCTTACCGTCCGGCGTGATCGCGTCTCCTGCTGGTCCGCTTTGTCAACTCGCTGCCGCCCACGTCTTTGCTGCCCTGCAACGCTGGCCGATGACCGACCGCGAGAAAGACCGGAAATATCACCCTCCGTCACCAACTCGCCACCGTGTGCCATGATCAGTGACCAGGAAACCTGAAACAGACCAAAGTGAGTCGGTCCCCCTAAACAGCTTGCCCTCCGGGGCAGCCCGTTGCCGCCACGGGGGTTCCTCCCAGGGCTGAGGCAAAGTCGGTTTCTGGTTTCGTGACCTGCTGAGATGCGTTGCGACACACCGATGTTTCGGTGTTGTGGGGCGGGCATGGCATGGCGGCTGATCATGGAGGTTCCTTACGCCTGAATGACTTGGAGCCTCGCCGTGCCCGCTGCGCCATCTTCGCTTATCGAGACCCTCGCCGTCCATGCAGGGGCGGTCGGCGAGCTCGACGCCGGGTCGGCGACGGGCCTGCTGTCGGCACTGGAACAGGTTCCCGATCCGAGAAAGAGACGGGGTGTACGCCACCGGTTCTCGACGATCCTGTTCCTGTCGGTGTGCGCCGTCGCCACGGGCGCGCGCTCGTTCGCCGCGATCGCCGACTGGGCCGCGGCCAGAGCCGGTGACACCCTGGCGGGGATGGGCGTCACCGCGCCGAACGCCTCGACCTTCCGGCGGGCGCTCAGCTCGTTCGCCGGCGACGACTTCGACAGGATCATTGGCCGCTGGGCAGCCGGGCGACTCGCCGCCGCCCATGCCCGGCGCAAGAAGGCCCGCACACGAAGGGCGATCGCTGTGGACGGCAAAGCACTACGCGGCTCCCGCGACGGCGAGTCCCGCGCCCGCATGGTGATGGCCGCCGTCGACCACGACATTCCCGTGGTCGTCGGCCAGGTCGAGATCGACGAGAAAACCAACGAGTTGCCAAACTTCTCCGTGGTGTTTGACCAGATCGAGGACCTGACCGAACTCGTCGTCACCGCTGACGCACTCCACACCCAGGACGCGCACGCCGCCTACCTGCGCCGTCGAGGCGCGTATTACGTGTTCACCGTGAAGGGCAACCGCAAGAAACTCCGCAAACAGTTGGCAGACTTACCGTGGAACGACGTCCCGGCCGGACACACGGAGACCGAGACCCGCCATGGCC
This genomic interval carries:
- a CDS encoding ISAs1 family transposase, whose product is MPAAPSSLIETLAVHAGAVGELDAGSATGLLSALEQVPDPRKRRGVRHRFSTILFLSVCAVATGARSFAAIADWAAARAGDTLAGMGVTAPNASTFRRALSSFAGDDFDRIIGRWAAGRLAAAHARRKKARTRRAIAVDGKALRGSRDGESRARMVMAAVDHDIPVVVGQVEIDEKTNELPNFSVVFDQIEDLTELVVTADALHTQDAHAAYLRRRGAYYVFTVKGNRKKLRKQLADLPWNDVPAGHTETETRHGRKVTRTYKVVTIAAGILFPDAAQAIRITRTRKRRNSRKRARTEIVYAITSLTAEQARPVEPAAYIRGHWTCENKLHWIRDVTL